A single genomic interval of Candidatus Uhrbacteria bacterium harbors:
- the rplI gene encoding 50S ribosomal protein L9, whose amino-acid sequence MKVILQKEHKGLGHVGDVVNVAPGYALNFLFPEHIAVEASPAALAKMKAQAAARVREKKNTEKGSRALAAKLDGLEMTLAFKATPEGALYGAVHEKDVAKALRKEGYAVSPEQVEMRPIKSTGEYPVLINFDGGFEANIRLTIESAPTG is encoded by the coding sequence ATGAAGGTGATTCTGCAAAAAGAACATAAGGGGTTAGGCCATGTGGGTGACGTGGTGAACGTTGCGCCCGGCTACGCGCTTAACTTTTTGTTCCCGGAGCATATCGCGGTAGAAGCATCTCCGGCGGCGCTTGCTAAAATGAAAGCACAGGCAGCCGCGCGCGTGCGGGAAAAAAAGAATACAGAAAAAGGATCCCGTGCATTGGCGGCGAAACTGGATGGACTCGAGATGACGTTGGCGTTTAAAGCTACCCCAGAGGGCGCTCTCTACGGAGCAGTGCATGAAAAAGATGTCGCAAAGGCTCTTCGCAAAGAGGGATATGCCGTGTCGCCCGAGCAAGTGGAGATGCGGCCGATCAAGAGTACGGGAGAGTATCCGGTTCTCATCAATTTTGATGGCGGCTTTGAAGCCAACATCCGTCTTACTATCGAATCAGCCCCGACCGGCTGA
- a CDS encoding NYN domain-containing protein codes for MSLPESWTSEKPILVYLDLANMRHGQGLDPSLLTQRMRFVHMVARRHGRIRRMVLFMDVVAFEPILEPVAEEAARLGFIIQHCPPFVGRTRKESVDRHILCELQMLLGEGIRPHQVILGSGDGDFADAATYLRNNGHFVMVFHVGHAARVLLEAADASYSLRHPAQAGAAARHAALHRFVQEHLEDLRLRIQGFGKTRHLTPAEYRLLRALIIAINYHVSQPSALTDTDLAVALHRISRTAYLETIEIPFFDLTVSNIGFINRIWTRKTPDHIALLRVEHPLVQFILEKWRPIEEAILQESPSPVEETGETPGTEDPADAEGPVMGAETSGADSTEPATDTTMSETAETAPDTTEAELGLPQEVIPLRLPSPVPLHNGALATWALDQLKERLAQARPGDRTRQPASVVSWLMGQSPPPSPSREDIRVALEDLVAQGDLTRRGSGSRTYFFLRWES; via the coding sequence ATGAGCCTCCCGGAATCTTGGACCTCTGAAAAACCGATTCTCGTATACCTCGACTTGGCAAACATGCGCCATGGGCAGGGTCTCGACCCGAGCCTCCTCACCCAGCGCATGCGATTCGTTCACATGGTGGCACGGCGGCACGGACGTATCCGGCGCATGGTGCTCTTTATGGACGTCGTGGCATTCGAGCCAATCTTGGAGCCGGTTGCCGAAGAAGCTGCGCGGCTCGGATTCATCATCCAGCACTGCCCACCCTTCGTGGGCAGGACACGCAAAGAGAGTGTGGATCGGCACATCCTCTGTGAACTCCAGATGCTTCTGGGAGAGGGCATTCGTCCGCACCAGGTGATTCTGGGTTCGGGAGACGGCGACTTTGCCGATGCCGCCACGTACCTTCGCAACAATGGCCACTTCGTGATGGTTTTCCATGTGGGGCACGCCGCGCGAGTTCTCCTCGAGGCGGCAGATGCTTCCTACTCGCTGCGTCACCCCGCACAAGCAGGCGCGGCCGCGCGGCACGCTGCCTTGCACCGTTTTGTGCAAGAGCACCTCGAGGACCTGCGCCTGCGCATACAGGGGTTTGGAAAGACACGTCACCTTACCCCCGCGGAGTATCGCCTGCTGCGCGCACTCATCATCGCCATCAACTACCACGTGTCGCAGCCTTCGGCACTCACGGACACGGATCTGGCGGTAGCTCTGCATCGGATTTCGAGGACGGCGTACCTCGAGACCATCGAGATACCCTTCTTCGACCTGACAGTCTCAAACATCGGGTTCATAAACAGAATCTGGACAAGGAAAACTCCAGACCACATCGCCCTTCTTAGAGTGGAACACCCTCTCGTCCAGTTCATCCTGGAAAAGTGGCGGCCAATCGAGGAGGCAATTCTGCAGGAAAGCCCTTCCCCTGTGGAAGAAACCGGTGAGACGCCTGGAACAGAGGATCCGGCAGATGCAGAAGGGCCTGTCATGGGCGCCGAGACATCCGGAGCGGATTCCACAGAGCCGGCGACCGATACGACAATGTCGGAAACCGCAGAGACGGCACCCGACACCACAGAGGCAGAGCTGGGACTTCCACAAGAAGTGATCCCGCTCCGCCTTCCAAGTCCGGTGCCTCTCCACAACGGCGCGCTCGCCACATGGGCGCTCGATCAGCTCAAGGAACGCCTCGCCCAAGCACGTCCTGGCGACCGGACGCGCCAGCCAGCGTCAGTCGTAAGCTGGCTCATGGGCCAAAGTCCTCCTCCCTCTCCATCCCGCGAGGACATCCGCGTGGCGTTGGAAGATCTGGTAGCACAAGGCGACTTGACCCGACGGGGTTCGGGAAGTCGCACGTACTTTTTCCTGCGCTGGGAATCATAG
- a CDS encoding EI24 domain-containing protein: MKEVQKSLRAFAWSWRFVMDSADRRRLLWVPALINAVLLILFVGLGVWGGMALFAFLIPAGTLTSALAIGAGILLGLVILIMGILFFSATTLIIGAPWYGDIARAVLHEAGMITKEVSAWQEIQRGIVYTIQLILLFLLGHTLLLLINVLPGIGSLIYAIGVILLGALLLAFEFFGEAFTLQGERFPARVRLLLTHPVSVAAFALPLVLLLLIPGVHILVPPFAVAAAGKLYAEWKGSEAVL; the protein is encoded by the coding sequence ATGAAGGAGGTGCAGAAAAGTCTTAGGGCGTTTGCCTGGAGCTGGCGGTTCGTGATGGATTCGGCGGATCGCCGTCGTCTGTTGTGGGTACCGGCGCTTATAAACGCGGTTCTCCTTATTCTCTTTGTTGGTCTGGGGGTATGGGGAGGGATGGCGTTGTTTGCCTTTCTTATTCCTGCCGGGACGCTCACGAGTGCTCTTGCGATTGGCGCAGGGATTCTGTTAGGACTCGTTATCCTTATAATGGGTATTCTTTTCTTTAGCGCCACAACGCTTATTATCGGTGCTCCGTGGTATGGGGACATTGCCCGTGCTGTTTTGCACGAGGCAGGGATGATAACAAAGGAAGTGTCCGCTTGGCAGGAGATACAACGCGGTATCGTCTACACCATCCAGCTTATTCTTCTGTTTCTCTTGGGCCACACGCTTCTTCTCCTCATCAATGTTTTGCCCGGGATCGGTTCTCTCATCTATGCCATTGGAGTGATTCTGCTCGGCGCCCTCTTGCTTGCTTTTGAGTTTTTCGGCGAGGCGTTCACCTTGCAAGGAGAGCGATTTCCCGCGCGTGTTCGTCTGCTTCTTACTCACCCGGTATCCGTGGCCGCTTTCGCACTTCCTCTCGTGCTCCTCCTCCTTATTCCGGGCGTACATATTCTCGTGCCTCCATTTGCCGTTGCGGCTGCGGGCAAACTATATGCAGAATGGAAAGGAAGTGAGGCTGTGCTATAA
- a CDS encoding PEGA domain-containing protein, whose amino-acid sequence MEKHARSILFWSFFFVFLLIAPLVILYTSGYRYNPATKRLAQTGGISVTSIPRGAALTLNGKRTKYLSPALLRFVPPGAATLRISKEEFLPLDMRFPVVRRQTALLEDIVLWRRSVPTPLEQDPTLLTPNHRGTTYALAVTSGNWTEVWMVDFRDPKKRLLITRLPSLATGRLIIEWSPDDEWILLVPKDRPADSLFVRFDGTQPARTAETISKALTSPLSSITWIEGDPHRLLATTKNGSLLWEPGRAAENIPVEAVLAKRGERIYTLATDKNRTVVMEGYGLEGMPLASLPPSSYRFAESPETYLTLSDKTSLVVLSLASKENSLVLKTDATMFAWSPDKKSIAYSNGYTTALLHLPSGKTTILSHTSDPSTALAWHPKGTALVIAEAKELVAYDLSVGRAVTPLTAARGVSTIIFEKDGEAFWFLGNVNEANGLYQIRVR is encoded by the coding sequence ATGGAGAAGCACGCACGCAGTATTCTTTTCTGGAGCTTCTTCTTTGTTTTTCTCCTCATCGCTCCGCTGGTGATTCTTTATACATCAGGTTACCGCTATAACCCTGCCACGAAACGCTTGGCGCAAACCGGGGGAATCTCTGTCACTTCCATCCCGCGCGGAGCCGCGCTTACACTGAACGGCAAACGCACAAAGTATCTCTCTCCAGCGCTTCTACGATTCGTCCCCCCAGGAGCCGCAACTCTGCGGATTTCCAAAGAGGAATTTTTGCCTCTCGATATGCGCTTCCCCGTTGTGCGCAGACAGACCGCACTGCTTGAAGACATTGTCCTATGGCGCAGAAGCGTGCCGACGCCGCTTGAGCAAGACCCCACTCTTCTTACCCCCAATCACCGAGGAACAACATATGCCCTCGCCGTCACAAGCGGAAACTGGACCGAAGTATGGATGGTAGATTTTCGCGATCCCAAGAAACGTCTCTTGATCACCCGTCTGCCCTCACTCGCAACAGGTCGCCTTATCATTGAATGGTCGCCAGACGACGAGTGGATTCTGCTTGTGCCGAAGGACAGGCCCGCAGATTCTCTCTTTGTGCGATTCGACGGGACACAGCCCGCACGCACAGCAGAAACCATTTCAAAAGCTCTAACCTCCCCGCTTTCTTCCATCACCTGGATAGAAGGAGATCCCCACCGACTTCTGGCCACGACAAAAAATGGAAGCCTTCTGTGGGAACCAGGAAGAGCAGCGGAAAATATTCCCGTTGAAGCCGTGCTCGCAAAACGGGGTGAGCGCATCTACACGCTGGCCACGGACAAAAATAGAACAGTTGTCATGGAAGGATACGGACTGGAAGGGATGCCCCTCGCAAGCCTTCCGCCCTCTTCTTATCGTTTTGCGGAAAGTCCAGAAACATATCTGACGCTCTCTGATAAAACATCGCTTGTGGTTCTCTCTCTTGCATCAAAGGAAAACTCGCTCGTTCTTAAAACCGACGCCACCATGTTTGCATGGAGTCCAGACAAGAAAAGTATTGCGTATAGTAATGGGTACACAACCGCCCTTCTGCATCTGCCGTCTGGAAAGACAACAATCCTTTCGCACACAAGCGACCCCTCAACCGCACTCGCGTGGCACCCGAAAGGCACAGCGCTCGTGATAGCAGAAGCAAAAGAACTTGTCGCGTATGACCTCTCCGTGGGTCGTGCAGTAACGCCTCTCACGGCTGCACGCGGTGTATCAACAATTATCTTTGAAAAAGACGGGGAAGCGTTTTGGTTTTTGGGGAACGTGAATGAGGCCAACGGGCTTTACCAAATACGCGTGCGCTAA
- a CDS encoding NUDIX domain-containing protein — MQTLPVETELHEQEPAAKPAPKMRREVAAGGIVFKRTQRGVVFAMIVDSYGKLAFPKGHVRRGERLVECAAREIYEEMGVRNLRLLRRLGTNDIWFRDRFVYKGYLIHKFIHYYLFETDRHANIRIERRLGGHGEQIKRGLWVPMYDVLKRSSYENMEDIVRQAIRTIERRYHLRPYEGGAEKS; from the coding sequence ATGCAAACCTTGCCGGTAGAAACTGAACTCCACGAACAGGAACCCGCGGCGAAACCTGCGCCCAAGATGCGCCGTGAAGTTGCGGCGGGCGGTATCGTGTTTAAGCGCACGCAACGTGGCGTGGTGTTTGCGATGATCGTGGATTCTTATGGCAAGCTCGCGTTCCCGAAGGGACATGTGCGTCGAGGAGAACGGTTGGTGGAATGCGCCGCGCGCGAAATTTATGAAGAGATGGGCGTGCGCAATCTGCGGTTGCTTCGGCGTCTTGGAACGAACGACATCTGGTTCCGTGATCGATTCGTTTACAAGGGGTATCTGATTCACAAGTTCATCCATTACTATTTGTTCGAGACGGATCGCCATGCCAACATTCGCATTGAACGGCGTCTCGGCGGACACGGTGAGCAGATCAAACGCGGGCTGTGGGTGCCTATGTACGACGTCCTGAAACGGTCGAGCTACGAAAATATGGAAGACATTGTCCGGCAGGCGATTCGCACCATTGAACGCCGCTATCATCTTCGTCCCTATGAAGGAGGTGCAGAAAAGTCTTAG
- the mraY gene encoding phospho-N-acetylmuramoyl-pentapeptide-transferase, which translates to MVQAFAMVRVLFVSVLTFGVSMAITPVVTHILYRYRMGKTIRDAKEAPIMHALHAKKAGTPTMGGVVVWIPVLILSLGIAFLSGADVFPNALWDRLNFFVRSQTWLPLGALVASAVVGLLDDYLNARGIGKHGGGLRARHRLLIFTAIALVGAWWFYAKLDWDTLHIPFVGDWALGPWYIPVFAFILVATAFSVNQTDGLDGLAGGALLTSFGAYGAIALLQGREFLAALCAAVVGGLLAFLWFNIHPARFFMGDTGSMSLGITLGVIAMLTNQPLLLPLIGIIFVIESLSSILQMFSKRIRKKKLFLSSPLHHHLEAVGWPEPKIVMRAWVISMVAAGMGVALAVLDVLLRP; encoded by the coding sequence ATGGTCCAAGCATTTGCTATGGTGCGGGTGCTCTTTGTGAGTGTTTTGACCTTCGGCGTTTCGATGGCAATCACACCCGTGGTCACGCACATCCTTTACCGTTATCGTATGGGGAAGACCATTCGGGACGCCAAAGAGGCGCCGATCATGCACGCACTTCATGCCAAGAAAGCGGGGACTCCCACAATGGGAGGCGTTGTCGTCTGGATTCCGGTGCTGATACTTTCTCTTGGCATTGCGTTTCTTTCTGGCGCCGACGTGTTTCCCAATGCCCTTTGGGACCGCTTGAATTTTTTTGTGCGATCGCAGACGTGGCTCCCGCTGGGGGCCCTTGTTGCTTCGGCGGTTGTAGGACTTCTGGACGATTATTTGAATGCGCGGGGTATCGGGAAACACGGCGGCGGCCTCCGCGCGCGCCATCGTCTGCTTATTTTCACTGCCATTGCTCTGGTCGGCGCCTGGTGGTTCTATGCAAAGTTGGATTGGGACACTTTGCACATTCCCTTTGTAGGAGATTGGGCGCTTGGGCCGTGGTATATACCCGTGTTCGCGTTTATTCTTGTAGCCACGGCGTTTTCTGTGAACCAAACCGACGGGCTTGATGGACTGGCCGGCGGCGCCCTTCTCACCTCGTTTGGTGCCTATGGGGCGATTGCCTTGCTGCAAGGCCGAGAATTTTTGGCCGCGCTCTGTGCGGCCGTGGTCGGCGGGCTCTTGGCGTTTCTGTGGTTCAATATTCATCCCGCACGTTTTTTCATGGGGGACACCGGGTCTATGTCGCTTGGCATTACGCTTGGCGTTATCGCCATGCTCACAAACCAGCCACTTCTCCTGCCGCTTATCGGTATTATTTTTGTGATCGAATCGCTTTCGAGTATCCTTCAGATGTTCTCCAAAAGGATCCGTAAGAAAAAACTTTTTCTTTCTTCGCCGCTTCATCATCACTTAGAGGCGGTTGGGTGGCCCGAGCCAAAGATTGTCATGCGCGCATGGGTAATTTCGATGGTGGCGGCGGGGATGGGTGTGGCGTTGGCGGTGCTCGATGTTCTCTTGCGGCCATAA
- a CDS encoding CTP synthase yields MKHHKFIFVIGGVMSGVGKGVTTASIGRIMQARGYRVTAIKIDPYVNVDAGTMNPVEHGEVFVTNDGDETDQDMGNYERFLDTDLLSTNYMTTGRVYLSVIERERNLGYHGKCVEVVPHIPLEVIDRIKRAAKMNQADVTIVEVGGTVGEYQNILFLEAARMLHLEQPDDVLFVLVSYLPVPRHLGEMKTKPTQYATRSLNSAGIHPDFIVCRGEQDMDRPRREKLSILCNVKPDDVISAPDVPSIYEIPLRLEEQGMGAHILRKLGLPPRRANMNAWKKMVHVSLHAKRAVRIAVVGKYFNTGDYTLSDSYISVIQALKHAAWANGIRAELTWINSEEFEDGTRKVAELRNFGGVLVPGGFGTRGIEGVIAAIRYAREQKIPYFGLCYGMQLACVEFARHVLGKKRAHTVEVDPKTPDPIIHINPKQEENVRKNRYGGTMRLGAYACDVARGSKTFRAYKKSHISERHRHRYEFNNDYRADMERKGLVISGVNPESGLVEIIELKKHPWFVGVQFHPEFLSRPLHPHPLFREFIKAALKK; encoded by the coding sequence ATGAAGCACCATAAATTTATTTTCGTTATTGGCGGGGTCATGTCTGGCGTGGGCAAGGGAGTGACGACGGCGTCTATCGGACGCATTATGCAAGCGCGGGGGTATCGCGTCACCGCCATCAAGATTGATCCGTATGTGAATGTGGATGCCGGCACCATGAATCCTGTCGAACATGGAGAAGTATTTGTGACGAACGATGGGGATGAGACGGATCAGGATATGGGGAACTATGAACGGTTTTTAGACACCGACCTTCTTTCGACGAATTACATGACAACGGGGCGCGTGTATCTGTCGGTGATCGAGCGCGAGCGCAACCTTGGGTATCACGGGAAGTGTGTGGAAGTCGTTCCGCATATCCCTCTTGAGGTGATTGACCGCATCAAACGTGCGGCAAAAATGAACCAAGCGGACGTGACGATTGTAGAAGTTGGTGGCACGGTGGGGGAGTACCAGAACATTCTTTTTTTGGAGGCTGCACGCATGCTGCACCTGGAGCAACCAGATGATGTACTCTTTGTTCTGGTGAGTTATCTGCCTGTACCTCGACATCTGGGCGAAATGAAAACGAAGCCGACCCAATACGCTACACGCTCACTCAACTCGGCAGGAATTCACCCGGATTTTATTGTGTGCCGTGGAGAGCAGGACATGGATCGGCCGCGCCGCGAGAAGCTCTCCATCTTATGCAACGTGAAACCCGATGATGTGATTTCTGCTCCTGACGTGCCGAGCATTTATGAGATCCCTCTGCGTCTTGAGGAGCAGGGGATGGGCGCGCATATACTGCGTAAGCTTGGTCTTCCTCCGCGGCGCGCAAACATGAATGCCTGGAAAAAAATGGTACATGTTTCTCTGCACGCAAAACGCGCTGTGCGGATTGCCGTGGTGGGAAAATATTTCAACACGGGGGATTACACACTTTCGGATTCGTATATTTCTGTGATCCAGGCACTGAAGCATGCCGCGTGGGCAAATGGTATCCGTGCGGAGCTCACATGGATTAATTCGGAGGAGTTCGAAGACGGAACGCGCAAAGTGGCCGAATTGAGGAATTTTGGCGGAGTATTGGTGCCGGGAGGATTTGGCACGCGGGGGATTGAGGGGGTTATCGCGGCGATTCGTTATGCGCGTGAGCAGAAGATTCCCTATTTTGGTTTGTGTTACGGCATGCAGTTGGCGTGCGTGGAGTTTGCGCGGCACGTACTCGGAAAGAAAAGGGCGCATACGGTTGAGGTGGATCCGAAAACACCAGACCCTATTATTCACATCAATCCCAAACAGGAAGAAAATGTCCGCAAGAATCGTTATGGCGGGACCATGCGACTTGGGGCTTATGCGTGTGATGTCGCGCGCGGATCGAAAACGTTCCGGGCGTATAAAAAGTCGCATATCTCCGAGCGTCATCGCCACCGTTACGAATTCAACAACGACTATCGCGCAGACATGGAGCGTAAAGGACTGGTGATATCGGGGGTGAATCCGGAGTCAGGACTTGTAGAGATCATTGAGCTTAAAAAACACCCGTGGTTTGTGGGCGTGCAGTTTCATCCCGAATTTCTCTCCCGCCCTCTGCATCCGCATCCGTTATTTCGAGAGTTTATCAAAGCGGCGTTGAAGAAGTAA
- the ftsW gene encoding putative lipid II flippase FtsW has product MDVPFLLVAVALLVLGLLMLASAGGPTGYAQFGDTYYFLKHQLIFGFLPGLAIMIVLSRLPYQWWRTWAWELLLVSIVLLVLVFIPGLRAEFGTSQSWIQFGGLFSLQPAEIVKLTFLFYLAAWLERRDTSNVQDLSSGLLPFATVLGIILFLMALQPDVGTMVILAAMALAVFFAAGARLSHVGILACAGAFIVGILVLVAPYRLARFVAFLDPLRDPLGIGYHVNQALLAIGTGGWIGRGFGHSIQKFQYLPEVVGDSIFAVIAEELGFLFTVPLILLFVALFLRGLRIAAGAPDRFGRYVVVGIVSWLVLQAFVNIGAMMSLLPITGVTLPLVSYGGTSLAITMGAIGVVLNVSRYARR; this is encoded by the coding sequence ATGGACGTTCCGTTTCTCCTTGTTGCCGTCGCGTTATTGGTGCTTGGTCTTCTCATGTTGGCCTCCGCGGGCGGGCCGACAGGATACGCGCAGTTTGGAGATACGTATTACTTTTTGAAACATCAGCTGATCTTCGGATTTCTCCCGGGACTTGCCATCATGATTGTCCTTTCACGCCTTCCGTATCAGTGGTGGCGCACATGGGCGTGGGAGCTTCTTCTCGTGAGCATCGTTCTGCTGGTGCTCGTTTTTATTCCCGGATTGCGCGCGGAGTTTGGCACCTCGCAATCATGGATTCAATTTGGCGGGTTGTTTTCTCTTCAACCGGCAGAGATTGTGAAGTTGACGTTCTTGTTTTATTTGGCAGCGTGGCTTGAGCGGCGTGACACATCAAATGTACAAGACCTTTCATCGGGGCTTTTGCCGTTTGCGACAGTGCTCGGCATCATCTTGTTTCTCATGGCCCTCCAGCCAGACGTGGGGACGATGGTCATTCTCGCCGCGATGGCGCTTGCGGTATTCTTTGCGGCGGGCGCGCGCCTCTCGCACGTGGGGATTCTGGCGTGTGCCGGTGCTTTCATTGTAGGGATTCTTGTGCTGGTTGCGCCGTATCGTCTGGCCCGCTTTGTTGCTTTTCTAGACCCACTCCGTGATCCACTTGGGATCGGGTATCATGTGAATCAGGCACTTCTTGCTATTGGAACGGGCGGGTGGATCGGGCGAGGGTTTGGTCACTCCATTCAAAAATTCCAATATCTGCCGGAAGTGGTTGGGGATTCGATCTTTGCGGTTATTGCCGAAGAGCTTGGGTTTCTTTTCACCGTTCCTCTCATCCTTCTTTTTGTCGCACTGTTTCTGCGAGGCTTACGTATTGCTGCCGGCGCGCCAGACCGCTTCGGCCGCTACGTTGTGGTAGGGATTGTCTCGTGGCTTGTTCTCCAGGCGTTCGTGAACATTGGCGCGATGATGAGCCTTCTGCCTATCACGGGTGTGACGCTCCCCCTTGTGAGTTACGGTGGCACATCACTTGCCATTACGATGGGCGCAATCGGCGTTGTCCTTAATGTTTCACGCTATGCAAGAAGGTAA
- the rpmA gene encoding 50S ribosomal protein L27, whose product MAHKKAAGSTQNGRESQSKRLGVKLSDGAKAHAGAILVRQRGTTVHPGRFVRRGGDDTLYAAITGIVRFNQKRSATHSGALKRRTYVHIEPFQPVAA is encoded by the coding sequence ATGGCCCATAAAAAAGCGGCTGGTTCTACACAAAACGGCCGGGAGTCCCAATCTAAACGGCTTGGCGTAAAACTTTCTGACGGTGCAAAAGCACACGCCGGCGCTATTTTGGTCCGTCAACGCGGTACGACGGTTCACCCGGGACGTTTTGTACGTCGCGGGGGAGACGACACGCTCTACGCAGCAATCACGGGCATCGTCCGTTTCAATCAAAAGCGATCGGCCACACATTCGGGAGCTCTGAAACGCCGCACCTACGTCCACATTGAGCCCTTTCAACCCGTGGCCGCTTAA
- a CDS encoding NifU family protein, which yields MEAEIQALLEEAKPALARHGGSLEFVSFDAKSGTVFIRFHGACKGCPLSSLTLKMGIESLLCDSLPAVRSVEAVDDTYETTA from the coding sequence ATGGAAGCGGAAATCCAAGCTCTTCTTGAGGAAGCAAAACCCGCCCTTGCGCGGCATGGCGGGAGTCTTGAGTTTGTGTCTTTCGATGCAAAGTCTGGCACGGTGTTTATCCGATTTCACGGCGCCTGCAAGGGGTGTCCGCTCTCCTCTTTAACGCTTAAGATGGGAATTGAATCTCTGCTCTGTGACTCTCTTCCCGCTGTACGCAGTGTAGAGGCCGTGGACGATACCTATGAGACAACGGCGTGA
- a CDS encoding S41 family peptidase: protein MKRTFSRSVLGLFFAVLIIVGFATGFFVGRETSGRARVPEGEGRVLGIGNFASPSFSEDVDFGLFWDVWNYIKDNYYRQPVSDKELFYGALRGLVAGAGDPYSTFFNPEDTEAFQEELNGSFEGVGMEIGIRDEQLQVIAPLPETPASRAGVLAGDKIFAIDGEDTSGMTVEDAVRKIRGPGGTAVTILFARDGRGEAFESTITRGTIRIKSVKWEVGEDNVARITIVFFNEEVFSLFEEAVQDILTKDVRGIVVDVRNNPGGLLDEVVRITGEWVAGRPAVIERVRGVDTPIRASGQARLAEMKTVVLVNGGSASASEIFAGALQDYGLATIVGEQTFGKGSVQDYQTLPDDSSVKLTVAEWLTPNGHSIHEVGITPDISVAFTAEDAAAGEDPQMEAAGEIILGTYANLAGRN from the coding sequence ATGAAGCGAACATTTTCCCGATCAGTCTTGGGCCTCTTTTTTGCCGTGCTGATTATTGTCGGATTTGCCACGGGGTTTTTTGTGGGGCGTGAGACAAGCGGCCGCGCGCGTGTGCCAGAGGGGGAAGGGCGTGTTCTTGGGATCGGCAACTTTGCCAGCCCCTCCTTTTCCGAGGATGTCGATTTCGGTCTCTTCTGGGATGTGTGGAACTACATCAAGGACAATTACTATCGCCAGCCGGTGTCCGACAAGGAATTATTTTATGGCGCCCTTCGTGGACTTGTGGCGGGGGCCGGAGATCCGTACTCCACATTCTTTAACCCCGAAGATACAGAAGCATTTCAAGAAGAGCTGAATGGAAGTTTCGAGGGAGTGGGGATGGAAATTGGCATTCGCGATGAGCAGCTTCAAGTGATCGCACCGCTTCCTGAAACTCCCGCATCCCGAGCCGGTGTGCTGGCAGGCGACAAGATTTTTGCTATCGATGGAGAGGATACGTCTGGTATGACGGTGGAAGACGCTGTGCGAAAAATCCGCGGTCCGGGAGGGACAGCTGTGACAATTCTTTTTGCGCGCGATGGGCGTGGCGAAGCATTTGAGAGCACGATTACGCGCGGCACCATTCGCATAAAAAGTGTGAAGTGGGAAGTGGGAGAAGATAACGTGGCGCGCATCACTATCGTATTCTTTAACGAAGAGGTGTTCTCTCTCTTTGAGGAGGCGGTGCAAGACATTCTCACGAAGGATGTAAGGGGGATCGTGGTGGATGTCCGCAACAACCCCGGCGGTCTGCTTGATGAAGTCGTGCGTATTACCGGCGAGTGGGTTGCCGGTCGACCGGCGGTGATCGAGCGCGTACGGGGTGTGGACACGCCTATCCGCGCGTCGGGGCAGGCGCGTCTTGCCGAGATGAAGACCGTGGTGCTGGTCAATGGCGGCTCGGCGAGTGCGTCGGAAATTTTTGCCGGGGCTCTTCAGGATTATGGTCTGGCAACGATTGTGGGAGAACAGACCTTTGGCAAAGGCTCTGTGCAGGACTACCAAACACTGCCGGATGATTCATCTGTGAAGCTAACCGTGGCGGAATGGCTTACGCCAAATGGCCATTCCATTCACGAAGTGGGGATTACACCGGATATTTCTGTAGCGTTTACGGCAGAAGATGCGGCAGCAGGGGAAGACCCGCAGATGGAAGCGGCGGGGGAAATCATTTTAGGAACGTATGCAAACCTTGCCGGTAGAAACTGA